The Cynocephalus volans isolate mCynVol1 chromosome 2, mCynVol1.pri, whole genome shotgun sequence genome window below encodes:
- the ARL14EPL gene encoding ARL14 effector protein-like translates to MSEQSAKNNSIQEGPTDKSSPEKSCQIGQKQLQQIERQLKCLAFQNPGPQVADFNPETREQRKKARMSKMNEYFSVKYKIVRKYDKSGRLICNDADLCDCLEKNCLGCFYPCPKCNSNKCGPKCRCNRRWVYDAIVTESGEVISTLPFNVPD, encoded by the exons ATGAGTGAACAATCAGcaaaaaacaattccattcaagAGGGACCCACAGATAAAAGTTCTCCTGAGAAAAGCTGTCAAATTGGACAGAAACAACTG CAACAAATAGAGCGGCAGTTAAAATGCCTGGCATTTCAAAACCCTGGACCACAGGTAGCAGACTTTAATCCTGAAACaagggagcagagaaagaaagcacGAATGTCAAAGATGAATGagtatttttctgtaaaatacaa AATTGTGAGGAAGTATGACAAAAGTGGCAGGCTCATTTGTAATGATGCTGACCTGTGTGATTGCCTAGAGAAGAATTGCCTGGGCTGCTTTTACCCCTGCCCCAAATGTAACTCCAACAAGTGTGGGCCGAAGTGCCGCTGCAACCGACGGTGGGTCTATGATGCCATTGTCACTGAATCTGGAGAGGTCATCAGCACGCTGCCATTTAATGTTCCTGACTAG